The Flavobacterium psychrophilum genome includes a region encoding these proteins:
- a CDS encoding cystathionine gamma-synthase: MKFNTKTIHGGQHHEEHTGAVMPPVFQTSTFAQKSPGVLINGYEYSRGANPTRTALEDALASIENGARGLAFSSGLAATDCVMKLLKPNDEVIAMDDLYGGTYRMFTRIYQDMGIKFHFVDMNDLDKFQSLINENTKLVWVETPTNPLMKVVDIEAIGKITKAKNILFAVDNTFATPYLQRPIDLGADIVMHSATKYLGGHSDVIAGALIIKDAELGDKMHFLQFATGATLGPQDSYLVLRGIKTLHLRVQRHSENGQKVAEYLVNHPKVEKVYYPGLEKHANHEVAKKQMNGQYGGMVSFTFKSGAKADAISFLENVKVFTLAESLGGVESLANHPALMTHASIPEPKRKEIGITDDLVRLSVGVEDIEDLLKDIEQAFA; this comes from the coding sequence ATGAAATTTAACACTAAAACCATACACGGAGGCCAGCATCATGAAGAGCACACGGGCGCAGTAATGCCGCCGGTTTTTCAAACATCTACCTTCGCTCAGAAAAGCCCCGGAGTACTTATAAACGGATACGAATATAGCCGCGGTGCAAACCCTACACGTACTGCTCTTGAGGATGCCCTTGCGAGCATTGAGAACGGTGCACGCGGACTTGCGTTTTCATCGGGACTTGCAGCAACCGACTGCGTTATGAAGCTGCTTAAGCCTAACGATGAGGTTATTGCTATGGACGACCTTTATGGAGGTACCTACCGTATGTTTACACGCATTTATCAGGATATGGGTATAAAATTCCATTTTGTGGATATGAATGACCTTGATAAATTTCAGTCGCTTATAAACGAAAACACTAAGCTTGTTTGGGTAGAAACACCAACTAACCCGCTTATGAAAGTAGTAGATATTGAAGCTATCGGAAAGATAACAAAGGCTAAAAACATACTTTTTGCTGTAGATAATACTTTTGCAACACCATACCTTCAGCGACCTATCGATCTAGGTGCCGATATTGTTATGCACTCTGCTACAAAATACCTTGGCGGGCATAGCGACGTTATTGCGGGTGCACTAATTATTAAAGATGCAGAGCTGGGCGATAAAATGCATTTCCTTCAGTTTGCTACGGGGGCAACCCTTGGCCCACAGGATTCTTACCTTGTGCTTCGCGGTATTAAAACCCTGCACCTAAGGGTACAGCGCCACAGTGAAAACGGACAAAAAGTTGCCGAATACCTGGTAAATCATCCGAAGGTTGAAAAAGTATACTATCCCGGACTTGAAAAACATGCTAACCACGAAGTTGCTAAAAAGCAAATGAACGGTCAGTATGGCGGTATGGTATCGTTTACATTTAAATCGGGAGCAAAAGCAGATGCAATTTCTTTCCTTGAAAATGTAAAAGTGTTTACACTTGCAGAATCGCTTGGTGGTGTAGAATCTTTAGCCAACCACCCTGCCCTGATGACGCATGCATCTATACCCGAACCTAAACGTAAAGAGATTGGTATTACCGACGATCTTGTGCGCCTTAGTGTTGGTGTTGAAGACATTGAAGATCTATTAAAAGATATAGAACAGGCATTTGCATAA
- a CDS encoding DNA recombination protein RecO translates to MLVKTKAIVLSALRYQEKSLIVKCFTESDGLKSYYVRDAFTSKKSSQKTVYFRPLNILEIEASHKNKGTLEYFKEVRMAYPYFSITTDITKTTIAIFISEMLHHCIKEEEKNQSLYSFLETALLWLDSHDGAANFHLILLLEITKFLGFYPDGSNEEYSFFEMTGGVFVPYASVSCLSAEETQLLRRLIPLKFDNSTKAFHVSERQALLKILLDYYAFHLDGFKRPKSLEVLKEVFS, encoded by the coding sequence ATGCTCGTAAAGACAAAGGCTATAGTGTTAAGTGCGTTGCGGTATCAGGAAAAAAGCCTGATCGTAAAGTGCTTTACCGAATCTGACGGGCTTAAGTCATATTACGTTCGCGATGCTTTTACATCAAAAAAAAGCAGCCAGAAAACTGTGTATTTTCGGCCGCTTAATATACTTGAGATAGAAGCATCTCATAAAAATAAAGGAACACTTGAATATTTTAAGGAAGTGCGCATGGCATATCCTTACTTTTCAATCACTACAGATATTACCAAAACAACTATTGCCATTTTTATATCAGAGATGCTGCATCATTGCATTAAGGAAGAAGAAAAAAATCAAAGCCTTTATTCCTTTCTTGAAACTGCATTACTTTGGCTTGACAGTCATGATGGAGCCGCTAACTTTCACCTGATTTTGCTTTTGGAAATTACTAAATTTCTAGGGTTCTATCCGGATGGTTCAAACGAAGAATATTCTTTTTTTGAAATGACAGGAGGTGTTTTTGTGCCTTATGCTTCGGTAAGCTGCCTTTCGGCAGAGGAAACCCAGTTGTTAAGAAGACTTATTCCTTTAAAGTTTGATAACAGCACCAAAGCCTTTCATGTTTCAGAAAGGCAGGCGTTGCTAAAAATATTGCTGGACTATTATGCATTTCACCTTGATGGTTTTAAAAGACCAAAATCGCTAGAAGTACTTAAAGAGGTTTTTAGTTGA